The Xanthomonas indica genome has a segment encoding these proteins:
- a CDS encoding pilus assembly protein, translated as MKIQRKPIRFGRKQHGQGMTEYIIIVALIAIAAIGVFTFFGGTVRSQVAGMAQELSGKQDASQMINRAGTNAGKAQAQADKDKGMAAYNGNK; from the coding sequence ATGAAGATCCAACGCAAGCCCATCCGCTTCGGCCGCAAGCAGCACGGCCAGGGTATGACCGAGTACATCATCATCGTGGCCCTGATCGCGATCGCGGCGATCGGCGTGTTCACGTTCTTCGGCGGCACCGTCCGCAGCCAGGTTGCCGGTATGGCGCAGGAGCTGTCGGGCAAGCAGGATGCCAGCCAGATGATCAACCGCGCTGGCACCAACGCCGGCAAGGCGCAGGCGCAGGCCGACAAAGACAAGGGCATGGCCGCTTACAACGGCAACAAGTAA